The Moorena producens PAL-8-15-08-1 genomic interval ACGTATATGATTAGATAACCCTTCGCTTAAAAAAGGGTGACTTTTAGGGAACCATAAACATCGTAACTGTTTATTCAGCTATGATGTTTATGGTTCTCCTGTCTGGATATCAGTCATGGTTCATAAACGAAGAGCCAGTGTTTATTTAGCATAACAAGTACCGAAGAGCCACTTTTTGAGCTTTTTGGACCGAAAAGCTGGCACTTTTGTAGACCCAAAAAGGCTAAAAACTTTATCTGTCAATGCTTTGAGAGTTAATCAGCAAGCCCTACCTAAAACTCCTATCTCATCTGCTTTCTGCCTTCTGCCTCCTGCCTTAAAACAGCCCATTTATTTTACGAATCAGATAGGATTACTATAATATATAATTTCCTCTCAATATTGCGTTGATTGTTGAGTGTTGAGTTTAAAGCTTTAACCTACCCTACACGGAACGCCAAAGGCGAACAACCTTCAACCTTCTAACCTTCAACCTTCTAACCTTCAACTTTCAACCTTCTAACCTTCAACCTTCAACCTTCAACCCACTTTCTCGTATCCACTGCAAATGCTGGGATAATAACTGATTTAAATCATAACCCTGTTGAATAGTTTCCCTGGCCTTAGCGCGAATACCAGCCATCTGTTCTGGATGGTCGAGAGCTTCCTCAACCCGATCGGCGATTTCCTCTGGCGAGAAAAAGTCTACTAACAAACCATTAATCCCATCTTCAATCACCTCTGTCACTGGGGGAGTATCAGACGCTACTACCAAACAACCTGTAGAAAGGGATTCTAGCATCGACCAAGACAGAACAAAAGGACGGGTGAGATAAACATGAACAGAGGAAGCTTGAAGAACTTGTAGGTATTCTGAGTAAGGAAGTAAACCAGTAAAGTGGACTCTGTCTAGGTCAAGGGGTACTTTTTCTAACATCAAGTCTTTGTAAGTTTTACCATCGGGTAGGGTTTTACCATAAGCCACCCGATTTTCCCCGACAATCACAGCATGACAGTTAGGACGTCGCTGCTGAAGGATGCCGATTGCTTCGATCAATTGGGGAAAACCTCGATAAGGTTCCATGCCCCGTGCCACATAAGTGACTAGTTCTTCCACCTCAGACAAATCTAAGTTTATCTGTTTTAGTACTAACTTTGCCCCTGGGTTGGGTTTAAAGAACTCGGTGTCCACCCCATCATGACGCACGGTAATTCTGCTGTGGAAGTCGGCTGGAAATTGCTGGCGCTGCCAGTAGGTGGGAGACAATCCGCGATCGCAACTGGCTAGGTCTAACAGAATCGGGGCATTTTTCATCCGAATCCGGGCTTCATCGTCAGCGTTTAGGGGCTCTGATGGATCAAAATCAGCATCTGTCCCATGGGCATGATAAAACCACTCGAAGTAGCACAGTAATGTTGCTTGGGGGAAAGCGTCTTTGATAAATAACGTTGGTCCCCAACCCGAATGACCATAGACCACATCAGGAACAAATCCCTTAGCCTTGAGCTGATTGGCTAAGCGATATACGCCTTGACCCTGAAGTACGGCATTTTCTAAGGGTCTAACATAGTGGTGAGTTTCTGGACGTGCTTCCCTAGAGGGATTGTAAAGAGCTTTGAGCACTCCAGGGAGTTGCCCTTCCTTGCGCCTGGTACCAAACACAACCTGGTTGCGGTTATCTTTAGCTAAAGCAGTTGCTATGTGGCGAAACTGGGCAGGGAAATTGGGATGTAGGAATAGAATACGCATTGAGAATAGCAAAGGGCAAATTGTATGTGGCAAATGGTGAATCGATTTTTTCTTTATTAACCATTAACCATTAACAATTTGCCATTAATCTACTAGCTGTTTTGTGGTTCTGGAATCGTAATATCTAAGACGGTGATGTCCTGGGAAAGGCTAGTCAGGGCTGGTTTGATTTGGGAAGCATTGCCCACAACTACCGTAACAATCTGCTCAGGTTTGAGATACTGTTCGGCAACCCGCTGTACATCCTCAATGGTAGTAGCTGTGACTGCCTTTTGATAACGGAAGATGAAATCCTCTGGGTAGCCATAGTATTCATAGCGCATCAGCCGAGATAGGGTTTGCTCTGGCTTCTGGAAGTTGAACACAAAGGAGTTGAGAACACTTTCTTTTGCCTTAGCCAATTCTTCTGAGCTAATCGGACTAGTGCGAAGTTTCTGGATTTCATCTAGAACGGATTTAATAAAGGGTACCGTGGTTTCAGAGCGAGTTTGTCCCCCAGCAATAAACAAACCCGGATAGTCATAGCGAACACTCCAAACCCCGTAGACCGAGTAAGCTAGACCTTGACGCGATCGCACTTCGTTAAATAGTCTGCCCCCAAATCCATTCATCACCTCATTTAACACAGAAAGGGCGGCGTAGTCAGGGTTATTGAGTTTGCCCCCGATATGTCCCATTTGAATATTACTTTGGGTCAGTTGAGGTTGATCCACAAAAAATATACCCCCTAACTGAGCCTGGGATGCGTCTGGCACCTTTGGCTGTGCTGGGGCAGAGGCAGATTTCCAACTCCCAAATTTCTCCTCAATTAGCGATCGCATTTTTTCGGAATCAAAATCCCCCACAATACCCAGTATCATATTTTCTGGATATACATACTTCTGTGAGAAACTGATCAAATCATCACGAGAGATATTATCTAGATGCTCATACTCTATCGTGCGGGCATAGGGGCTAGTGTCACCGTAGATCAGTTTCCTAAATTCACGAGAAGCAATATCACCGGGATCATCATTGCGGCGGGCAATTTGTCCCGCTAGTTGCTGTTTAGCTAGGGCCAGCTTAGCTCGTGCAAAGGCGGGCTTTTGAATAACTTCAGCAAACAAATCAAAGACCAAGTCCAAATCTTCGCTCAAAGCACTAAAACTTGCACTGCCAGAACTAGTATCAATACTAGTTTCCACCGAAGCTGCCTTTTCTTCTAAGAGCACATTTAAATCATTGCCTGAGTGTTCAGTGGTACCCCCAGTACGCATGACAACTCCCGCCATAGTGGCTAAGCCAATTTTGTCAGCAGGCTCAAGGCGATCGCCCGTGCGAATCATTGCTGTACCACTCACCAAAGGCAATTCATGGTCTTCCATCAAATAGACCACCATCCCATTATCTAACTGATACCGAGTGTAGTCCGGTAGCTGAATTGGTGGTAACGGGTCAAAGTCTAATTCATCGTAATGGCGTGGGGTATCAGCTATTGCTGGTAGACGAGAAACAAGCACTACCACTAGCATTGTCACCACTAGTAGCCCGATCCATTTCAGGTATTTGGGATTTTGGCTTTTCGATTTTAGATTGGTCATTGGTCATTCGTGATGGGTAATTGGATCAGTAGTTGTTGGTTACCAAGTTGTTCGCGCACGCGTGGCCAATAGGCCAAGGTTAGAAGGTTGAAGGTTAGAAGGTTGAAGGTTAGAAGGTTGAAGGTTAGAAGGTTGAAGGTTAGAAGGTTGGAGGTTGAAGGTTAACCAGTTGAAGGTTAACCAGTTGAAGGTTGAAAGTTAACCGGTTGAACGCGCACGCGTGGCCAATAGGCCAAGGTTGAAGGTTGCCGATGAGAACCTTTACCCTTCAACCAAACCACCTACCCTACATCAGACCCCTGGGCATGAACAACAAAACAACATTCAACCTTTAACCTTCAACCTTTAACCTCCTAACATTCAACCTTCAACCTTCAACTGATATCAACCTTCAACTGATATCAACCTTCAACTTTAAAATGAGATCAACCTTGAACCGTTGAGTTACTGACTTGGTAAAATCCGTCCAATCGTGCGATTTTCTGGTCGAAAGGTTGCCTGAGCCACCCGCTGAATGTCTTCTGCACTCACTTTCTCTATATCTTCTATTTCCTTAAACAAGTTACGCCAATCACCGGTTTGGACCTCATAGGTTGCCAAATTTCTGGCCATACCCATATTGGAATCAAGCGATCGCAATAGGCTAGCCCTTGCCTGAGTTTTTACCCGTTCCAATTCTTGGGGTGAAACTAGTTCAGTTTTGAGCTTTTCAATGTCTTCTTCCAATGCACTTGCCACCTCTTCTACCGTGTGTCCTGGTGCAGTTAGGGCATAGAACAACATTAAATTAGGATATTTATCACCAGGAAAGCCACTAAACCCTGCCGCCGAGAGGGCTACTTGTTTCCCTTCTACCAGAGACTTATATAGGCGAGAGGTTCGACCATCACTGAGCAAATTGCCCATAATTTCATAAACCACATGGTCAGGATGGGTAATCCCTGGTCGATGGTATCCTTCCAAATACCAGGGTTGCGAGGGTAATTTCAAGGTAACTTCCTTGGTTTCGGCCTGTGGTGGTTCTACCGTAGTGACTTGAGGGATTTCGCTTTGATGGTTGTAGCGTCCAAAGTAGACTTTAGCTAGGCGTTTCACCTGCTTTGGGTCCACATCTCCGGCAATAGCTACAGTTAAGTTATTCGGACTATAGTAAGTGTCAAAAAACTCCTGGACATCTTGGCGAGTGAGATTGCGAATGTCTTTGTTGTAGCCAATCACCGGACGCCGATAAGGGTGCTTGGTATAGGCAGTATCCAAGAACGCCTCAATCATTTGACCGATCGGAGAGTTATCAGTGCGCAGACGACGCTCTTCGAGGATTACTTCTTGTTCCTTATAAAATTCTCGAAATACTGGCTCAAGGAAACGTTCCGACTCTAGGGACATCCACAGCTCTAATTTGTTCGATGGCAAGCTGTAGAAGTACACCGTATAATCTGTAGACGTTGCCGCATTCAAGCCCACGCCTCCTGATTGCTCAATAATCTGACCCAACTCGTTTTGCTTGACATACTTAGCTGCCTCAGCTTCGACTTCGGCAAACTCTTCCTGTAACTTAGCCACCTCTGCCTCATTCCCAGTGGCTTGATACTCTTTAATTTGTTTCTTCAACTCGTCCAACTTGTCCAGCAGACTTTTTTCTGCCTCATAGTTGGTAGTACCAATCCGGGTGGTACCTTTAAACGCTAAATGTTCTAAGAAGTGAGCCACACCGGTTTTGCCATCCGGTTCATCCACACCACCTACATCGGCATAGGTAAGAAGAGAAACTACTGGTGCTTCGTGGTTTTCCAGGACAATGAACTTCATGCCATTATCCAGGGTAAACTCAGTTACCCGTTCGATCACCCGGTCTAGATAGGGTTGGATTGAGGTTGAGGGTGATGCTGGGGTTTCAGTACGGGCTAATGCAATAGTCGAGAATGTTCCCCAGATTAGGATTGCTGCCCCCAGATAAGATAAAATCGATAGGGACTTGATAGATCCTGTCTTGAATAAGCACCGAAGTGGTCTTAAGTGATCCGCAACACGCTGGAGAAACACGACCAATCCATTCTTTTTAGTCATACAAGGGTGGCAGTAACGAACTTACAGAACTCTCCCACAACGCCCACCGCTTTCTAGGGTGGGATGTAGTGGTACCGCCTTTAGGAGGCGTGAGGTTAACAACTAATAAGCTAGCGTCTCTTCATCAAGTGTTTGACACTCCCCGCCGAAGTAAGAACGGGGATTCTTAGTTCTACGACACGCCTTGTCTTGATGCAGTCGCTCATGGGGGAAACCCCCAAGACCGCGCTGCATCGCTAAAATTAGCTATCCAGCAAAGGCAATATTCAAGCCAAATACCCGTTCAATCAGCAACCAAGCATCAAGCCTAACTTAACTAATCCCAGTGGGCTTATCTCCCTAAGCGCTAGGTACTAGGAGTGTCTAATATAACTGTTTCTCCCTTCCCTCGTTCCCGTGTGCCCCACGGTACGTTATATATTTTGAATGTGCTACTTTACTGGTTTTCGGTATCCGTTAAGACCCATGCGTTTTAGCGGTGCGACCCGTGGCGAATTTAATTAGCCGAACGCGCCCCGCGTCTCCGTAGGAGAACGGAAAGCGCACCGGCGAGGTTTTTCGCGCCTCGTGTACTAGCATGCGCATTACGCTCGTTATTGAATCAGGTAGTACCGACGAATCCTACCTGTGCGCTTTCTACACAATTATTGTATTATAAACCTTTGCCTTGACAAATTCCGGAAAAATCGCCCGTTTATGGGCACCTCAAGTAGCGTGGCCACAACCAACCCCCGCGTGGCCAATAGGCCAAGGCCAGCTTGAAACCCAAATTTTTGGTCACAATCAAGGCATGATTACCATCACCTACTACTAGAAGCTCAAGCCAACTCTGTCTCAAATTTGACAATTATGGGGTGAAGTGTTGGACAATTTGGATAATAGCGCTACAAGTTTCATTTTGACACCCATGGGAATAATAAATCAGCCAACTCAGTCAGAGACAGAGACCAGGCAACGTATCCTGACAGCAGCACGACGTTTGTTTGCCAGTCGAGGTTATAACGGGACAACCACCAGGGAGTTAGCCAGTACTGCTGGGGTCGCTGAAGGTACCCTATTTCGTCATTTTGAAAACAAAAAAGCCATCCTGATTGAAGTCGCCACCCAGGGTTGGGTAGACATTCTCACCGATTTGCTCACAGAACTCAGTGAAATGGGCAGCTATAAAGCAGTAGCACAGATGATGCGGCGGCGAATGATGCGTATGGGTGAGAATGCGGATCTGATGCGAGTATGCTTTATGGAAGCCCAATTCCACCCAGAATTGCGCGATCGCATTCAGTCAGAAGTAATTATTAAAATGACCGATGTGGCTGAAGCCTTTTTTGAAACCGCCATTGAGCGAGGCATTTATCGCCCTATGAACCCCAAGATTTTGGCTCAGGTGTTCTTGGGCATGTTTGCCGTTGCTGGTTTCAGTCACAATACCATCCTCGATTCAGATGCCTCCCCCAAAGAGATTCAAGAAATGGCAGAAGGCATTGCTGATATTTTCCTCAATGGAGTGTTGGTTAAGGAATAAAGCAGGAGTGCCTAAATATGGCAAATAACAATTAACAATCAACAAATCACCAATGATGATAGAGTACCATTATGAATTGTGATAATTTTCGTTCCCTGTTCCCTTTGCTATAGCTAAATCTCGTGCTTGTTTAGTCCATCGTGCCACCTGATCAACACCAGGACAAAGGTCTCGGCGCTTCATGGTTGCTACCTGTAGGCGTAAAATATTTTGGTGCAAGCGGTGAGGGGGAGTCTGAGCTAGTTGGGTTAAAGAGCATATTCCTGCATGTAACACTAGTCCACAATATTGGCAGCCAATGCTAGGGATACGAGCTAAATCGGCTAGGGCGACCCATTTATTGACGTACTGAGTCTTAACCTTTAACTGGTTAGCTAGCGCTTGTTTAGCTTGGCCTGTGCTTGCCTTGTCGAGCAACTGCCTAGTGGTGGTAATGCCCAATGCTTTGAGTTTTGATTGATCGTGAATACTTAATCCGGGCAACTGCTCAATTGACCAGTCACTGACTTGGGTAGTTCTCGGATGAATTTTGGATTTAGTAGACATCTAGACTACCGGGAAATGATGCTTCTACATTAATCTAGCCTACACCGAACCGCAACAGGGAATCATACCCTAAGGTGCGACCCTAGGCCGCGAGGGATTGCTCGGGGCCGACGGAGGTGCAAACCTTTAGCAGTTTTCAAGGGGGTGAAGTACCTCGCCCTTGATCAACCTTCAACAAACCACCATACATCAGTATCCGGATCTCGGTTCGGTGGAAATGAATACTGGCTTAGTGTCAAAACCGGCCAGATCACATTTGTGCTTCCAAGAAATCTGATGCAACATATATGGACTTCTGTGGATAAGCTTGGTAAAGCTTTACTAGGGGATATGTGGAGAAGTGTATACCTGAGCCTTCAGGATGCGATCGCTCTGCTGGTAATCCTCTACATTCCTAGTTTAATCGGGCAGTTAATTCTCACCAACACCTTCTTAGATTTTAGTGTTTGTATGGAGAGTGCCATTGGGGTCCAATTTTATGCCAGCTTAATCATCGGTGCCGCTAATTTTTTGCTCTGGATCCTGATGGCTGGTCGCATAATTGGTCGTTTATGGGCAGATTTCAATAATTTTTAATTTAGTAAATTTTCGATATAGCAGTTTTCAATCGGTAATGGTATTTTCCTTGTTGGTTTTAGAATGAAGTTAAGCCGTAACAAACTGACTTTGGAGCAAGAAGCCAAAGCTGGGTTGAATTCCCTACTCCAGCAAACGGCTCAACTTGGTAGTTTTTTTTTCGTCTTGCTATTACTCAGTCTTGGTAATCCTTCAGGATTATTCGTCAGTTTGAGTTTTTTGTGGGGAATTTGCTTTGTGGCTTGGCAAGAAAAGCAGCGACTGACTGGCAACGGCAAAAGGCAAAAGGTAAAAGGCAAAAGATAATAGGGAAAGGAAATTTCTTGACCTGATCTCAACCTAACTCAAAGCTCTTGACTCCTGGATAACGAAGGCTCATGTCGAACTGACGAAACTTAGTTTAAAAACGCTCGATAGATTCAAATTCCTTTGTTTTTCCGGCATTTGCTGCCTCTCCACAAGTCCGGGGTGTCGGAAATACCTTGCCTGGATTGGCTAAACCCTTGGGATTGAATACCTGATTAACCCATTTCATTGTTTCCAAGTCCGTATACGTGAACATATCTGGCATAAAGCAGTTCTTATCCGCACCAATGCCATGTTCCCCAGATATACTCCCCCCTGCTTTTACACAGAGTTTGAGGATTTCTCCACCAACATTTTCTACCTCTTCTAATGCCCCAGGCACCTTTTCATCGTACAAGATTAGGGGGTGTAGATTTCCATCACCCGCGTGAAATACGTTAGCTATTGTGTACCCAGATTTCTCGCTTAATGCCTCAATCTCCCTTAAAACCCCTGCTAACTCAGTGCGAGGAATCACCCCATCTTGGACGAAATAATTGGGGCTGATCTTCCCTGCGGCAGCAAAAGCTGCTTTGCGACCTTTCCATAATTTCAGGCGGGTTTCTTCGTCACTAGCCGTGGTGATATTTCTTGCCCCATTCTGTTTACACAGTTGGGCAACCCGCTGTTTATTAGTGTCCACTTCTACCTTTAAGCCATCCAGTTCTACCAGCAATATTGCTCCAGCATCCCTCGGATAACAACCTGTTGCCACTACGTCTTCTACCGCATTGATGCTGAGATTATCCATCATTTCCATACCCGCAGGAATGATCCCAGCACCAATAATGTCAGTAACCGCAGTACCAGCAGTTTCAATGCTAGTAAAGTCCGCTAGGAGGACACAAATTGATTCTGGTCTCTTGAGGATGCGCAGGGTAATTTCTGTAGCGATCCCCAAGGTGCCTTCGGAACCAACAAATAAGCCGGTTAGGTCGTAACCAGGCATTTCTTGAACTGATCCCCCTACATCCACGATTGAACCGTCAGGAAGAACCAATTTTAACCCCATGACGTGATTAGTGGTCACGCCATATTTTAGGCAATGGACACCACCAGAGTTTTCAGCCACATTGCCACCAATGGAACAAATAATTTGACTGGAGGGATCAGGGGCATAATAGAAACCCGCACCACTTACCGCTTGGGTCACCCAGTTGTTGATTAAGCCTGGTTGTACTACGATTCGCTGATTTTCCAGGTCAATGTCCAGGATCCCCTTCATTAGGGCAGTGACAATCAACACACCATCTTCTATAGGTAGAGCACCACCGGATAATCCGGTGCCAGCACCCCGTGCCACCCACGGGATAGAATAGCGATCGCATATCTTAAGCACCTCTGAGACTTGTTCGGTAGTGCGTGGTAGCACTACTACCGCTGGTCGTTGGCGATAGCTGGCCAGACCATCACATTCATAGGTCAGCAATTCTTCACGACGTTGAACCACACCATTTTTGCCTACTATCGCAACAAATTTCTTAATGATTGGGGTCCAGTCAGTCTTATGATTCGTCATATTTCAATAGCGATAGAATAATGTGAACTACCTGACGTTGAAGACTTTCTAGTTTAAGGTGTGTGAACTACCTGACGTTGAAGACTTTCTAGTTTAAGGTGGTCGGGAATCACGCTTTGCTAATCCCGTCAGCGGATTTTGATCAAACTTCTCAAAAAGGTATTAATTATGAAGTATAACGTTTAATGTCTCCTATTTACCTTAATATTTACCTGGCCTGAAATTGGGTAATTAGTTTCGAGCTCAATTGCTCATACCTCCTTGCTGAGTTTTTAGCCATATACCTTCTGGTTCCTTGAACCTACGGGAAGCTAGGGGGGGGGAACTTAGAACCCCTTCGGCGTATAGTCTACATACTTTAGTTAGAGTTTACCATTCCCAAATAATTTTAATTTTGTAGTTGTGGATTCCTGCTTTTCTTTCTTAACCCTTCATAAATCTGTCCCTACTGGTCAAGATACCTTGGCTGGTGGTATATCTCAAGTCACTATACGTGCTGCTCAATCTGAGGATATTAGCACCTTAGCAGATATTCTTGCAGATAGCTTTCACCCTCAAAAAGGGCTGATCAGCTGGGT includes:
- a CDS encoding glycosyltransferase family 4 protein: MRILFLHPNFPAQFRHIATALAKDNRNQVVFGTRRKEGQLPGVLKALYNPSREARPETHHYVRPLENAVLQGQGVYRLANQLKAKGFVPDVVYGHSGWGPTLFIKDAFPQATLLCYFEWFYHAHGTDADFDPSEPLNADDEARIRMKNAPILLDLASCDRGLSPTYWQRQQFPADFHSRITVRHDGVDTEFFKPNPGAKLVLKQINLDLSEVEELVTYVARGMEPYRGFPQLIEAIGILQQRRPNCHAVIVGENRVAYGKTLPDGKTYKDLMLEKVPLDLDRVHFTGLLPYSEYLQVLQASSVHVYLTRPFVLSWSMLESLSTGCLVVASDTPPVTEVIEDGINGLLVDFFSPEEIADRVEEALDHPEQMAGIRAKARETIQQGYDLNQLLSQHLQWIRESGLKVEG
- a CDS encoding M16 family metallopeptidase; amino-acid sequence: MTNLKSKSQNPKYLKWIGLLVVTMLVVVLVSRLPAIADTPRHYDELDFDPLPPIQLPDYTRYQLDNGMVVYLMEDHELPLVSGTAMIRTGDRLEPADKIGLATMAGVVMRTGGTTEHSGNDLNVLLEEKAASVETSIDTSSGSASFSALSEDLDLVFDLFAEVIQKPAFARAKLALAKQQLAGQIARRNDDPGDIASREFRKLIYGDTSPYARTIEYEHLDNISRDDLISFSQKYVYPENMILGIVGDFDSEKMRSLIEEKFGSWKSASAPAQPKVPDASQAQLGGIFFVDQPQLTQSNIQMGHIGGKLNNPDYAALSVLNEVMNGFGGRLFNEVRSRQGLAYSVYGVWSVRYDYPGLFIAGGQTRSETTVPFIKSVLDEIQKLRTSPISSEELAKAKESVLNSFVFNFQKPEQTLSRLMRYEYYGYPEDFIFRYQKAVTATTIEDVQRVAEQYLKPEQIVTVVVGNASQIKPALTSLSQDITVLDITIPEPQNS
- a CDS encoding M16 family metallopeptidase yields the protein MTKKNGLVVFLQRVADHLRPLRCLFKTGSIKSLSILSYLGAAILIWGTFSTIALARTETPASPSTSIQPYLDRVIERVTEFTLDNGMKFIVLENHEAPVVSLLTYADVGGVDEPDGKTGVAHFLEHLAFKGTTRIGTTNYEAEKSLLDKLDELKKQIKEYQATGNEAEVAKLQEEFAEVEAEAAKYVKQNELGQIIEQSGGVGLNAATSTDYTVYFYSLPSNKLELWMSLESERFLEPVFREFYKEQEVILEERRLRTDNSPIGQMIEAFLDTAYTKHPYRRPVIGYNKDIRNLTRQDVQEFFDTYYSPNNLTVAIAGDVDPKQVKRLAKVYFGRYNHQSEIPQVTTVEPPQAETKEVTLKLPSQPWYLEGYHRPGITHPDHVVYEIMGNLLSDGRTSRLYKSLVEGKQVALSAAGFSGFPGDKYPNLMLFYALTAPGHTVEEVASALEEDIEKLKTELVSPQELERVKTQARASLLRSLDSNMGMARNLATYEVQTGDWRNLFKEIEDIEKVSAEDIQRVAQATFRPENRTIGRILPSQ
- a CDS encoding TetR/AcrR family transcriptional regulator, with the protein product MGIINQPTQSETETRQRILTAARRLFASRGYNGTTTRELASTAGVAEGTLFRHFENKKAILIEVATQGWVDILTDLLTELSEMGSYKAVAQMMRRRMMRMGENADLMRVCFMEAQFHPELRDRIQSEVIIKMTDVAEAFFETAIERGIYRPMNPKILAQVFLGMFAVAGFSHNTILDSDASPKEIQEMAEGIADIFLNGVLVKE
- a CDS encoding DUF4332 domain-containing protein, which codes for MSTKSKIHPRTTQVSDWSIEQLPGLSIHDQSKLKALGITTTRQLLDKASTGQAKQALANQLKVKTQYVNKWVALADLARIPSIGCQYCGLVLHAGICSLTQLAQTPPHRLHQNILRLQVATMKRRDLCPGVDQVARWTKQARDLAIAKGTGNENYHNS
- the glcD gene encoding glycolate oxidase subunit GlcD gives rise to the protein MTNHKTDWTPIIKKFVAIVGKNGVVQRREELLTYECDGLASYRQRPAVVVLPRTTEQVSEVLKICDRYSIPWVARGAGTGLSGGALPIEDGVLIVTALMKGILDIDLENQRIVVQPGLINNWVTQAVSGAGFYYAPDPSSQIICSIGGNVAENSGGVHCLKYGVTTNHVMGLKLVLPDGSIVDVGGSVQEMPGYDLTGLFVGSEGTLGIATEITLRILKRPESICVLLADFTSIETAGTAVTDIIGAGIIPAGMEMMDNLSINAVEDVVATGCYPRDAGAILLVELDGLKVEVDTNKQRVAQLCKQNGARNITTASDEETRLKLWKGRKAAFAAAGKISPNYFVQDGVIPRTELAGVLREIEALSEKSGYTIANVFHAGDGNLHPLILYDEKVPGALEEVENVGGEILKLCVKAGGSISGEHGIGADKNCFMPDMFTYTDLETMKWVNQVFNPKGLANPGKVFPTPRTCGEAANAGKTKEFESIERF